The following is a genomic window from Litorimonas taeanensis.
GAGCGTATCCTCGCCAATCATATAGCCAAGCCCCCAAAAGACCCAACTCGCTTTCGCATAGTGTAAATATTGTTGGCCTTCGCTTTTTGCCAAAGGCGGCTCATTATCGCGTTCGGCTGTACGGCCAATAAGATAACCCGCTACGCCTTCAATGGAACGCGTTTCAAGCATGCGCCGCATTTTTTGATAGCCAAATTTATTGCGGTAAGCGACGATGGAAGCATTCTCAGTAAGGCCCTCTGAAACAAAACTCGAACCCAAAGTATCTGCTGGTACGACCTGATGCGCGAACCATTGATGTCCGATTTCATGAAGCGTTACATAAGTCGCGAAATCGATGTCTTTATTATCATCAGGATCACCTGGGTCCATTGTGAAGCCAATGTTTTCAGAAAAAGGCACTGTCCCTGCAAAGGCCTGCGCAAAGCTCTGATAAGGGAATTCCATGACGCGCAATTGCGCATATTGGTATGGCCCATAAGTCACCGTATAGGTATCAAATGCGTCCTTCATGGCCTGTAGGATTAGATCAACATTATAATCATGACCCTCGTTGAAATAGATTTTCAACTCGACATCTTCTCCGTTTGGATTTTCCCATACATCTTCGGCCACTTGATAATCGGCAGATAAGAAAGAGAAGAAATTCAATATAGGGTTTATCGCCTCATAGCGCCTACACACTCTATCGCCTTCAATTGTCTCCCCCTCAAATTTCCCAGGAGCAATGGGAATTTGCCCCGCATCCGTGCAAACTTGTGCTTTAAAATCAACATAATCCGCCGCAGCGCCAAACAGGTTGCGTTGGCGCGCTGCCCCATCCGTACGTTTGGCCGCTTTCTTACGCTCTCCTAGTTCGTATTTTCGGCGTTTATCAGGATTAGTCAAAAAGCCTGCATCCGATAATCCGATTTGCGGCATGGTGCTGAAATTATTGACGAAGGTCCCGTTCTTTCGAATAATAGACCCGTCACCTAAGCGCGGCGCATGAAAGAAAGTTTCAAAATTCAGTGTGGCTGTATCGCCGGCCGCTAAGGGCGTATCAAAGATATAAACTCGCCTGTCATACTGGGCTAAATCCTGAGACAATTGCGAGTCTGTATCATAGCGTGCGCCAGATAATGTAAGCTCAAGAACATCTTCTTCGTGCCCTGTAGGAGGCGAGATAAAGAGGCGCGTAATGGGCTTTCCTGTTTTGTTTTCTAAGACGTATTGACCTTTTACAATCGCTTCTTGCTGACTGGGGTAAAACTGCACATCCGCTTCAACGGCTATGATTTTCGGCAAGGGCTCTTTGGCTTCGAGTAAAGGCTTTAGAAGTTTCTCATAAGCTACGGCACGCTTCTCTTGCGCTTTTTGATTTCGGAATTCACCGTTTTTATAGGCGCCGTAAATATGCACGCCAGAACCGATGAATACCGCTAAGGCCAGCCCTGCGACGACGCCCGTGATAGGCGTAACGCGTTTAAACAGTCCCTTTAATCGCAATAGCAAGCCAGCCTGCAATCCTCTGCGCCATATCCATATGGATATAACCGCCAAAAAGAGAATTAACCCCGCCCAATAAAGACCAAACCAAGTCGCCCGTAAAACGCTGGAGAAACCGGCCATTTCTGAATAATTACCGGGCCCAACAGCGCCATATGCCATCATAGGATGGAAAAATGGAAATTGCGGCAAGACAAATAGGACAAAGACAAGCGCACCTGCTGCGGCAAACATACCAAAAATGCGATTAGGCGCGAAATTTTGAACGAACATGGCAAACAGAGTTTGGAAGGTAAATAACAAGCCAAAACTGAATAAACCAATGCGGAAAAATGTAGAGCCCACCATCGGCACCTCACCTTTGGTCAAGCCAAGCTGAACAATCATACTGGCCACGGTTCCAGCGGCCATGACAGTAAACACCGCCGCCACGAGAGATAACCATTTTGCCGCCAATAACACCCAGTCACGAACAGGTGTCGCATCTAATATTTTATGCATGCCGGCGACGCGGTCGCGCCACATGATTTCCCCGCCGAAAAACACCATAACAATAATCATGGGCAGGAATAAGCTCCCTAAGGCTAAATCAACCATGCGCATTGACGTGAAGAGTTGTTTTTGGGGAGTGATATAAATACTCGCCGCCAATGCCACGCCAAAAATAACGATGGCAATCCCGATAAGAATAAGGAAAGCGGTGCTTTTTATTGTCGTCGCATATTCAAATTTGAAACGTTTCCAAAAGCTTGCGAGATCTGGCATCAGACCAAAACGTGGCTCAATAGGGAGAAGCTCAAGCTTACCCGTGGGGACATAATCGTCTTTATGTGATTTAGTTTTGCGCGATACAATGCCGCGTGATGAAAAGAAGTAAGACGCAATAAAGAGTCCAAGCCCTAAGCCGCCCCACGCCAATCTATTCCAACCGACATATCCTAAAACAGGCGTTAAGCGTGTATTTTGCTCCGCCGCTGGCCAGAACTGAACTTCATTGGCAAGAGCCGTCGTACCAAAGGGATCCAGTAAAGATGAAAGCCATTCTGGAGCATTTGATGTGACCAAACCTGCTGATAGGTAAAATGCTAAGAGCCCGACAACGGAAACATACACTAACATTTTGCTGCGCGTGAAGACGGCTATAGATGTGTAAAAGCCTGCAACGAATAATGAATTTACGAAAATAAAAATAAATGTGGGATGCAGGTAATAGAGGATTCGAAAAGGCCCAAAGGTTTCATCGTCAACCCAAGGGGCAAACCCTCCCATCATCATCCCGACGACCATGGCCATAAGGCACAATACCGTGGCGTTAAACACCCCCATCATTCGCGTCGATATCATCTCCCACGTTTTTATAGGCGTCGAATGGACGAGCTCTAGCATTTTATGATTATCGTCACGCATCACGCCCGCAACTGCGAATACGGCACCGAAAAACATGCTGAAAATACTGATGAAGGACACTGTCCCCGCAAGCGGAATAGCCCCATTATTTTTAATCTTTGCTCCGCCTTCGGTCGACAACACTAAAAAATCAAAAGAGGAAAATAAAAACCCCATAATGAGCATAGCGGCGAGGGCTATCCAAAAGCCCGCTTGCCGCATTTGCAATGACAGTTCAAATTTTAAAAGCTGGGTAAACATTAGACAGCTCTTAGAGCAGGAGTGTCAACAACATGGCCGTTCAAATACGCGAAGTAACCATCCTCCAGCGTTTCCTCACCTTTTTCCCATTCCGCCCCAGGAGAGCTTTCAGACAATATAGAAACGACAACACCGCCCATTAAATAACGGGAATTGAGGAATTTATGCGCGTCTTTGATCGCGTCTAATTCAGATTTTTCTATTGTCTTACGCCAGACCTTACCCCGAATTTTGTCGATCAGGCTTTCGGGGGCGCCGCGGGCGATAATCTGGCCCTTCCCCATAATTGCCATATCAGGGCAGAGATCGCGGACATCTTCGACAATATGTGTCGAGAGCAGGATAATTTTATTTTCGCCTGCTTCGGATAATAAATCGAGAAAGCGTTGACGCTCAAACGGGTCTAGCCCAGCGGTCGGTTCATCTACGATTAAAACCTTTGGATTTCCGAGCAAGGCTTGCGCCACACCGAAACGCTGACGCATGCCGCCAGAATAGGTCGCAACAGAAGCCGTGCGATGTGTAATCAAGTTCACATTTTCAAGCAGGGCCATAATTTGTTCTTCACGCGCTTTTTTATTCGTAATCCCTTTTAATATCGCAATGTGATCTAAGAGGGCCAAGGCACTCATGCGGGGGTAAACCCCAAAATCTTGCGGCAAATAGCCGAGCGTGGAGCGCATGACGTCAGGATTATCCACGATATTGACGCCATTATAAGTGATTGTCCCTTCATCAGGCTTTTGCAGTGTCGCCAGAGTCCGCATCAAGGTCGACTTGCCAGCGCCATTCGGCCCTAGCAGACCAAATAAGCCCGGCTTCAGGTCCAAACTGACATTGTTCAAGGCGTGAACATCACCGAAGCGTTTATTAATCGCACGAATTGAAAGCATAATCGGACCTGTAAGCGAAAATTATTGTATGAACTCTGAAAAGACTAAGTGATTTCATATCGAAAAACAACAATATATTCCGTTTAACGATAAATCTGAGTCTATACGCCCTATATTAGACACCCTAAGCTGTACCATCACAAAAACTTAAATCGCTTTTCCCGAAAAACAGTTTAATACGAAAGCTCTATGACTGAAATCGCGACATTACCTAGACTGACTTATAGCTTCGCGCGTTTGCAAGGCGTCTTAGTCGTTGCGGATGATGAAGGCTTGCCCCTTATTCTCCACCGCCCACAAGCCAGCCTTGAGGCGCTATTAGAGGCAAGGCGCGCCGTGGGGCACCCTTTGGCTAAACAAGAGGTCAGCCCCTCTGTATTTGAGGCCGCGCTTTCAAAAGCCTATGCACAAAGTGATTTATCGAGCGCCTCTGAAGACGCCATTGGCGGCGAAGACCTTTCGGCTTTGGCGGATGGGCTCCCTAAAACATCTGACCTGCTTGATAATTCTGATGACGCCCCTGTCATCCGCCTTATCAATGGGATTTTACAAGAAGCGATCCGGGCGCGGGCTTCGGATATTCATATAGAGCCCTATGAACAGCGCCTTTCGGTTCGCTTTCGGATTGATGGCACGCTGCAAGAACGGCTCAGCCTACCCGCGCGCCTTGCCGCCGTCTTGGTGAGCCGTGTCAAAGTTATGGCACAGCTCGACATTGCCCAGAAACGTGTCCCGCAAGATGGACGGTTCTCATTGAATTTGGGTCAACGCGCGATTGACGTCAGGGTATCCACCCTGCCTTCGCGCCATGGTGAACGCCTTGTGATGCGGATATTGGAAAAAGACAGCACACGCTTAGCCTTACCCGAACTGGGTATGGACGCGCCTATGCTGTCTGCCTTTGCCTCTGCACTCGCAAGGCCAAATGGCATTATCCTTGTGACGGGCCCAACAGGTTCTGGTAAGACAACGACACTCTACGGAGCGCTTTCGGATTTAAATGACGGGTCACGTAATATCCTCACGGTTGAAGACCCCGTAGAATATGCGCTGGACGGCATTGGACAAACGCAGGTCAACAGCTCGATTGGTATGAGCTTCGCCGCAGGACTTCGCGCAATTTTGCGCCAAGATCCTGACGTTGTGATGGTGGGGGAAATTCGCGACCCTGAAACAGCAGAAATCGCGGTGCAGGCCTCTTTGACAGGGCATCTTGTTTTATCAACCGTCCATACAAATTCTGCTATCGCCGCGATTGCACGGCTTCGTGACATGGGGGTTGAGCCGTTTTTATTGGCCAGCACCATAACGGCCTTGGTTGCACAGCGCCTTGTCCGAGAACTCTGCCCCAATTGCAAAGTCCCGCATCAGGCAACAACGGCTGAACTAGAAGAACTCGGACTGCCAAACAAGCCAACCACGATTTACGCTGCAAAAGGTTGCTCTGAGTGCCAAGACATTGGCTTCCGCGGACGCCTAGGCCTTTATGAAATGGTTGTTATGGACGACACATTACGCGCCATGATTCATGACGGAGCCTCAGAAGCAGACATGACGGCTCATGCCTTTAACAAACGCGAGACCTTATTGCAAAGTGGAGCGCAAGCCGTTCTAGCTGGGCAAACCACCCCCGAAGAAGTTCTCCGTGTCTGCAAAGCCAAAACGGCAGAGAGTATATAGACAATGGAGGCTTATGATTACGCCGCCATTGATGCAAAAGGCACGCGCCATCGCGGCACCGTTATGGCTAGCTCTTCGCGTGATGCACGGGATATGCTCAGGTCTCGCGCACTTACGCCTATTGATCTGAACCGAAGCCGTAAGAAATCTGCTAAAACCTCAGATGCCTCTAACAACCGCCTCTCAGGCCGTGTGAAATTAAAAGACCTTACGCGCGCAACGCGGCAACTGGCGATACTGATAAATGCCTCCACACCCGTCGAAGATGCCTTGCGCGTTACAGGCATGCAATTTGAAGGCTCTCCAATGCGGGATGTCTTATTATCCGTGCGATCACAAGTCATGGAGGGGTTAAAGCTCTCAGATGCTTTGCGTAGTCAACCCCAAGCTTTTGACGACCTTTACGTGGCTATGGTGGCATCTGGAGAAACGTCAGGTCGTCTCGCCTCTGTTTTAGAAAGGCTCGCCGATGACCTCGAAGCGGCGCAGGCTATTCGGCGTAAAATATTGGGCGCCACTATATACCCCATCGTCCTTAGCTGCGTTGCGATTGGCGTTATCACTCTGATGATGGTTTTCATTGTCCCTAAAGTGGTCACCCAATTTGATAGTTTCGGACAGGAACTGCCTAGCCTTACCAAGTTCACAATAGCCTTATCAGAAGCCTTTAAAAAATATGGCCTTTTGGCCGCAGGGCTTTTCACCGTTTTTATAATCGCGATGAAGTTCATTCTC
Proteins encoded in this region:
- the gspF gene encoding type II secretion system inner membrane protein GspF, which translates into the protein MEAYDYAAIDAKGTRHRGTVMASSSRDARDMLRSRALTPIDLNRSRKKSAKTSDASNNRLSGRVKLKDLTRATRQLAILINASTPVEDALRVTGMQFEGSPMRDVLLSVRSQVMEGLKLSDALRSQPQAFDDLYVAMVASGETSGRLASVLERLADDLEAAQAIRRKILGATIYPIVLSCVAIGVITLMMVFIVPKVVTQFDSFGQELPSLTKFTIALSEAFKKYGLLAAGLFTVFIIAMKFILARPKPRYIWDSWILKLPLLGAISRDLNAARFSRTMAGLISAGTPALTALETSRHTLKNSVMREAIIEAAARVREGAPISRAMEKTNVFPRLVTHMVSGGEASGDTGEMFSRSADYLENEFEAKSSVFLTLLEPLIIILLAGVVLLIVAAIFLPILQLNTAAF
- the gspE gene encoding type II secretion system ATPase GspE — encoded protein: MTEIATLPRLTYSFARLQGVLVVADDEGLPLILHRPQASLEALLEARRAVGHPLAKQEVSPSVFEAALSKAYAQSDLSSASEDAIGGEDLSALADGLPKTSDLLDNSDDAPVIRLINGILQEAIRARASDIHIEPYEQRLSVRFRIDGTLQERLSLPARLAAVLVSRVKVMAQLDIAQKRVPQDGRFSLNLGQRAIDVRVSTLPSRHGERLVMRILEKDSTRLALPELGMDAPMLSAFASALARPNGIILVTGPTGSGKTTTLYGALSDLNDGSRNILTVEDPVEYALDGIGQTQVNSSIGMSFAAGLRAILRQDPDVVMVGEIRDPETAEIAVQASLTGHLVLSTVHTNSAIAAIARLRDMGVEPFLLASTITALVAQRLVRELCPNCKVPHQATTAELEELGLPNKPTTIYAAKGCSECQDIGFRGRLGLYEMVVMDDTLRAMIHDGASEADMTAHAFNKRETLLQSGAQAVLAGQTTPEEVLRVCKAKTAESI
- a CDS encoding ABC transporter ATP-binding protein, yielding MLSIRAINKRFGDVHALNNVSLDLKPGLFGLLGPNGAGKSTLMRTLATLQKPDEGTITYNGVNIVDNPDVMRSTLGYLPQDFGVYPRMSALALLDHIAILKGITNKKAREEQIMALLENVNLITHRTASVATYSGGMRQRFGVAQALLGNPKVLIVDEPTAGLDPFERQRFLDLLSEAGENKIILLSTHIVEDVRDLCPDMAIMGKGQIIARGAPESLIDKIRGKVWRKTIEKSELDAIKDAHKFLNSRYLMGGVVVSILSESSPGAEWEKGEETLEDGYFAYLNGHVVDTPALRAV